Proteins co-encoded in one Kutzneria chonburiensis genomic window:
- a CDS encoding S1 family peptidase has protein sequence MAAALALSGAFAAPAGAVADGHDATPGMFPFSVKFTMTNIPNPDGTTRSSACSGALIAPQWVITAGHCFHDVNRNPVSGPVPYPTTATLGKVDLADAGGKTANVVEVRQAPKGDIALGKLDKPVYGILPLLVNRQQPTVGQQLTIAGWGAKDSVNPTPGTHMTYGGVAVSTVEDVNLLVHGVSPAPDTSACLYDSGAPYFRPIGVKAGVLVSVESDGPDCPHDTPETTTRVDVVADWIGSQVGYASIAANE, from the coding sequence GTGGCGGCTGCCCTCGCGTTGTCCGGGGCGTTCGCCGCCCCGGCCGGCGCGGTGGCCGACGGCCACGACGCGACCCCCGGGATGTTCCCGTTCTCGGTGAAGTTCACCATGACGAACATCCCCAACCCGGACGGCACCACCCGGTCGAGCGCCTGCTCCGGAGCGCTGATCGCGCCCCAGTGGGTGATCACCGCCGGCCACTGCTTCCACGACGTCAACCGCAACCCGGTCAGCGGCCCGGTGCCGTACCCGACCACGGCCACCCTGGGCAAGGTCGACCTGGCCGATGCCGGCGGCAAGACCGCCAACGTGGTCGAGGTGCGGCAGGCCCCCAAGGGCGACATCGCGCTGGGCAAGCTGGACAAGCCGGTGTACGGCATCCTGCCGCTGCTGGTGAACCGGCAGCAGCCGACCGTCGGCCAGCAGCTCACCATCGCCGGCTGGGGCGCGAAGGACTCGGTCAACCCGACTCCGGGCACGCACATGACGTACGGCGGCGTGGCCGTGTCCACGGTCGAGGACGTCAACCTGCTGGTGCACGGCGTCTCCCCGGCGCCCGACACCAGCGCCTGCCTGTACGACTCGGGCGCGCCCTACTTCCGCCCGATCGGCGTGAAGGCCGGCGTGCTGGTGTCCGTGGAGAGCGACGGGCCGGACTGCCCGCACGACACCCCGGAGACCACCACCCGCGTCGACGTGGTCGCGGACTGGATCGGCAGCCAGGTGGGCTACGCCAGCATTGCCGCGAACGAGTGA
- a CDS encoding PP2C family protein-serine/threonine phosphatase has protein sequence MLLVEDDDGDAVLVTALLDEVGATVDVTRARTVRDAVGLLPGFDCVLLDLGLPDASGLDGLRRILEQAGQAAVLVLTGHDDEERGIQALAVGAQDYLVKGQVDGSLLLRGIRYAVERRRAEDTHRQLREERLLAQETARLERGLLPTPLLTEQSPRLTSRYRPGQRRMQLGGDFFDAVTGPDGSLHVVIGDVCGHGPDEAALGVCLRIAWRALVLAGQADDQVLSTLQELLIHERHREGIFTTLCMATVAADQSSAAVYLAGHPSPILIDDAGPRPLPRDRAGLPLGVLTEAKWTALELALEPGWSLLLYTDGLIEGRTGVGHERLNVEGLVDLVAVCHRDGLVGELLTAVERNTVGQPDDDLAVVLLQDSR, from the coding sequence GTGCTGCTGGTCGAGGACGACGACGGCGACGCCGTGCTGGTCACCGCGCTGCTCGACGAGGTGGGCGCGACGGTCGACGTGACGCGCGCGCGGACCGTGCGGGACGCGGTGGGGCTGCTGCCCGGCTTCGACTGCGTGCTGCTCGACCTCGGTCTGCCCGACGCCAGCGGCCTCGACGGCCTGCGCCGCATCCTGGAGCAGGCGGGGCAGGCCGCGGTGCTGGTGCTGACCGGTCACGACGACGAGGAGCGCGGGATTCAGGCGCTGGCCGTCGGCGCGCAGGACTACCTGGTCAAGGGCCAGGTCGACGGCTCGCTGCTGCTGCGCGGCATCCGGTACGCGGTGGAGCGCCGCCGGGCCGAGGACACGCACCGCCAGCTGCGCGAGGAGCGGCTGCTGGCCCAGGAGACGGCCCGGCTGGAGCGGGGCCTGCTGCCGACGCCGCTGCTCACCGAGCAGTCACCGCGGCTGACGTCCCGCTACCGCCCCGGACAGCGGCGCATGCAGCTCGGCGGCGACTTCTTCGACGCCGTCACCGGCCCGGACGGCTCGCTGCACGTGGTGATCGGCGACGTCTGCGGGCACGGCCCGGACGAGGCTGCGCTGGGCGTGTGCCTGCGGATCGCGTGGCGGGCCCTGGTGCTGGCCGGGCAGGCCGACGACCAGGTGCTGAGCACGTTGCAGGAGCTGCTGATCCACGAGCGGCACCGTGAGGGCATCTTCACCACGCTGTGCATGGCCACCGTCGCCGCGGACCAGTCGTCGGCCGCCGTCTACCTGGCCGGGCACCCGTCGCCGATCCTGATCGACGACGCCGGGCCGCGGCCACTGCCCCGGGATCGCGCCGGGCTGCCGCTGGGCGTGCTGACCGAGGCCAAGTGGACGGCGTTGGAACTGGCGCTGGAGCCGGGGTGGTCGCTGCTGCTGTACACCGACGGCCTGATCGAGGGGCGGACCGGCGTCGGCCACGAGCGGCTGAACGTGGAGGGGCTGGTCGACCTGGTGGCCGTCTGCCACCGTGACGGCCTGGTCGGCGAGCTGCTGACGGCGGTGGAGCGGAACACCGTCGGCCAGCCGGACGACGACCTGGCCGTCGTCCTCCTCCAGGACAGCCGCTAG
- a CDS encoding M1 family metallopeptidase: protein MRARKNWLSTAVVATVVATGLGLGGGIASAGQDFQRPTAGSDGGGDSYYPQDGNGGYDVADYNLKVGYDPATRQLTGLERITASATQALSSFDLDFRGLTVDSIKVDGRAATFTRTGDHELVITPKLPLWRWQRFSVEIAYHGVPTPIANPLLGDLGWQYTNTGAAFVAGEPQSATTWYPVNDTPRDKATFHLAITVPDEWGVISNGREKGTHKAQNGTTHVWAEETPIVPYMTTVAIDKWTFDRQQRADGTPIVSAFSPGVPDSVKQAEARLPEILDFLESKFGPYPIDAAGGIFLNAPIGFSLETMSRPIYTSLAGSVGVIVHENAHQWYGDSVAVTSWKDVCMNECFASYAQWLWSEAKDNVDLNARYLTAVKNASTNFWNAKLYDMGPGNEFTYVYSKGPVMLHALRNYIGQEAFDRVLRTWPSLHRAGNGTMQGFQRLTETIAHRDLSGFFNAWVYGTGKPADEFLYPGGLKPTA from the coding sequence ATGCGAGCGCGCAAGAATTGGCTCAGCACGGCAGTGGTCGCCACGGTGGTGGCGACCGGACTCGGCCTCGGCGGCGGTATCGCGTCCGCCGGCCAGGACTTCCAGCGGCCGACCGCCGGCAGCGACGGCGGCGGCGACAGCTACTACCCGCAGGACGGCAACGGCGGCTACGACGTCGCCGACTACAACCTCAAGGTCGGCTACGACCCGGCCACCCGCCAGCTCACCGGCCTGGAGCGGATCACCGCCTCCGCGACGCAGGCGCTGAGCTCGTTCGACCTGGACTTCCGCGGCCTGACCGTGGACTCGATCAAGGTCGACGGCCGCGCGGCGACGTTCACCCGCACCGGCGACCACGAGCTGGTGATCACGCCGAAGCTGCCGCTGTGGCGGTGGCAGCGGTTCTCGGTGGAGATCGCCTACCACGGCGTGCCGACGCCGATCGCCAACCCGCTGCTGGGCGACCTCGGCTGGCAGTACACCAACACCGGCGCGGCGTTCGTGGCCGGTGAGCCGCAGTCGGCGACCACCTGGTACCCGGTCAACGACACGCCGCGGGACAAGGCCACCTTCCACCTGGCGATCACCGTGCCGGACGAGTGGGGCGTGATCTCCAACGGCCGGGAGAAGGGCACGCACAAGGCACAGAACGGCACCACGCACGTGTGGGCCGAGGAGACGCCGATCGTGCCCTACATGACCACGGTGGCGATCGACAAGTGGACGTTCGACCGGCAGCAGCGGGCCGACGGGACGCCGATCGTCAGTGCGTTCTCCCCGGGCGTGCCGGACTCGGTCAAGCAGGCCGAGGCCCGGCTGCCGGAGATCCTCGACTTCCTCGAGTCGAAGTTCGGGCCGTACCCGATCGACGCGGCCGGCGGCATCTTCCTCAACGCGCCGATCGGCTTCTCGCTGGAGACGATGAGCCGGCCGATCTACACCAGCCTGGCCGGTTCGGTCGGCGTGATCGTGCACGAGAACGCCCACCAGTGGTACGGCGACTCGGTCGCGGTGACGTCCTGGAAGGACGTCTGCATGAACGAGTGCTTCGCCTCCTACGCGCAGTGGCTGTGGAGCGAGGCCAAGGACAATGTCGACCTCAACGCGCGCTACCTGACGGCCGTGAAGAACGCGTCGACCAACTTCTGGAACGCCAAGCTGTACGACATGGGCCCGGGCAACGAGTTCACCTATGTGTACTCGAAGGGCCCGGTCATGCTGCACGCGCTGCGCAACTACATCGGCCAGGAGGCGTTCGACCGCGTGCTGCGCACGTGGCCGTCGCTGCACCGCGCCGGCAACGGCACGATGCAGGGGTTCCAGCGGCTGACCGAGACGATCGCGCACCGCGACCTCTCGGGCTTCTTCAACGCCTGGGTCTACGGCACCGGCAAGCCGGCTGACGAGTTCCTCTACCCCGGCGGCCTCAAGCCCACCGCCTGA
- a CDS encoding sensor histidine kinase, with protein sequence MDERMGPGWPLQRWYLAVVVVMVLVVAAAVGVGAWALHSLNGARSLVVDQIDPASRQALSLTNALVDEETGVRGYVLTGRQDFLQPYQDGQRQEAQAVSALRTLQTGDLASAGAALDAVQQAADQWRDEYAVPAMAQANAGDIERGKALFDRVRAALSSQDAQLTAARAGARAALADAADNLVTVGVVVAVALLALIVLLALLAHYGMVRPVSKLATEVRRVADGQFQRKVAGSGPREFVGLAADVEQMRLHIVNELDTLHQVHDELERSNRELEQFAYVASHDLQEPLRKVASFCQLLERRYKGQLDERADQYIGFAVDGAKRMQVLINDLLAFSRVGRLTREKVIVDCDEIAAQAVANLGPAMEETGAEIEVGPLPSVRGEPALLAAVFQNLLGNAVKFHGEDPPRVTLSALRDNDFWTFTCADNGIGIEPEYAERVFVIFQRLHPKDAYPGTGIGLAMCRKIIEYHGGRIWLDTDADRGTVFRFTLPVADEEAQ encoded by the coding sequence ATGGACGAGCGGATGGGGCCGGGCTGGCCGTTGCAGCGCTGGTATCTGGCCGTGGTCGTGGTGATGGTGCTGGTGGTGGCGGCCGCCGTCGGCGTCGGGGCGTGGGCGCTGCACAGCCTCAACGGCGCCCGGTCGCTGGTGGTCGACCAGATCGACCCGGCGTCACGGCAGGCCCTGTCGCTGACGAACGCCCTGGTCGACGAGGAGACCGGCGTCCGCGGCTACGTGCTGACCGGCCGGCAGGACTTCCTCCAGCCCTACCAGGACGGTCAGCGGCAGGAAGCTCAGGCGGTCAGCGCCCTGCGCACGCTCCAGACGGGCGATCTGGCCTCGGCCGGCGCGGCCCTGGACGCGGTGCAGCAGGCGGCCGACCAGTGGCGTGACGAGTACGCCGTGCCGGCGATGGCCCAGGCCAACGCCGGCGACATCGAGCGGGGCAAGGCGTTGTTCGACCGGGTCCGCGCCGCGCTGAGCAGCCAGGATGCGCAGCTCACCGCGGCACGGGCCGGCGCTCGGGCGGCGTTGGCCGATGCCGCCGACAACCTGGTGACGGTCGGTGTCGTGGTGGCGGTCGCGCTGCTGGCGCTCATCGTGTTGCTGGCCCTGCTGGCGCACTACGGCATGGTGCGACCGGTGTCGAAGCTGGCCACCGAGGTGCGGCGGGTCGCCGACGGCCAGTTCCAGCGCAAGGTGGCCGGCAGCGGGCCGCGGGAGTTCGTCGGGCTGGCCGCGGACGTGGAGCAGATGCGGCTGCACATCGTCAACGAGCTGGACACGCTGCACCAGGTGCACGACGAGCTGGAGCGGTCCAACCGCGAGCTGGAGCAGTTCGCCTACGTCGCCTCGCACGACCTCCAGGAGCCGCTGCGCAAGGTGGCCAGCTTCTGCCAGCTGCTGGAGCGCCGCTACAAGGGGCAGCTGGACGAGCGGGCCGACCAGTACATCGGCTTCGCCGTTGACGGGGCCAAGCGCATGCAGGTGCTGATCAACGACCTGCTGGCGTTCTCCCGGGTCGGCCGGCTGACCCGGGAGAAGGTCATCGTCGATTGCGACGAGATCGCCGCCCAGGCGGTGGCCAACCTGGGCCCGGCGATGGAGGAGACCGGCGCCGAGATCGAGGTCGGGCCGCTGCCGTCGGTGCGGGGCGAGCCGGCGCTGCTGGCCGCGGTGTTCCAGAACCTGCTGGGCAACGCCGTGAAGTTCCACGGCGAGGATCCGCCCCGGGTGACCCTTTCCGCCTTGCGGGACAACGACTTCTGGACGTTCACCTGCGCCGACAACGGCATCGGGATCGAGCCGGAGTACGCTGAGCGGGTCTTCGTGATCTTCCAGCGGCTGCATCCGAAGGACGCCTATCCGGGCACCGGGATCGGGCTGGCGATGTGCCGCAAGATCATCGAGTACCACGGCGGTCGGATCTGGCTGGACACCGACGCCGACCGGGGCACCGTGTTCCGGTTCACCCTGCCGGTGGCCGACGAGGAGGCGCAGTGA
- a CDS encoding response regulator: MDVVDVLLVEDDPGDVLMTREAFEHHKLRNKLHVVADGVAALSFLRREGEHADAPRPGLVLLDLNLPRKDGREVLAEIKSDESLRSIPVVVLTTSEAEEDILRSYDLHANAYVTKPVDFDRFIDVIRQIDDFFVTVVKLPR, from the coding sequence ATGGACGTCGTGGACGTGCTGCTGGTCGAGGACGACCCGGGCGACGTGCTGATGACCCGTGAGGCCTTCGAACACCACAAGCTGCGCAACAAGCTGCACGTGGTGGCCGACGGTGTCGCGGCGCTGTCGTTCCTCCGCCGCGAGGGCGAGCACGCCGACGCGCCCCGGCCGGGCCTGGTGCTGCTCGACCTGAACCTGCCGCGCAAGGACGGCCGCGAGGTGCTGGCCGAGATCAAGTCGGACGAGTCGCTGCGCAGCATCCCGGTGGTCGTGCTGACCACGTCGGAGGCGGAGGAGGACATCCTGCGCAGTTACGACCTGCACGCCAACGCCTACGTGACCAAGCCGGTGGACTTCGACCGGTTCATCGACGTCATCCGGCAGATCGACGACTTCTTCGTCACCGTGGTGAAGCTGCCGCGGTGA
- a CDS encoding AfsR/SARP family transcriptional regulator yields the protein MTGLAVRLFGQVGAVLDGVELNLGAPGPRSLFARLALSAGETVSADDLVDALWGDEPPRTARSTVYTYVSMLRKALGDNVIGSRVGYRLAVLPTAVDLRRFENCFRDARGHWAAGDFVGALTASEGAVQEWHGLPLAGAVGPFVAHERDRIEALWVDVQELRCSALLAVGRPDEAIIDLSRLATANPLRERLHELLMTAQHRTGRAAEARQTYDRARQALDDELGIEPGRGLREAFALLTPTVVPAQLPHGVAHFTGRARLLRELQATKPGATAVIDGQAGVGKTTLAVQFAHLMAPRFPDGQLFIDLRGFDPIAQPVTAEEALDRMLRALGADEQQADRGAHYRSLLADRKVLVVLDNAVSAEQVRPLLPDAPGCLAVVTSRNRLSLDGPRFGLDTLSPAESVALLASVLGADRVREDPDSAGELAVQCGHLPLALRVAAERIGSSSYALVDMVEELRREEDRLDALTPDDDELSDVRAVFHLSYKSLEPTLARAFRLLGRHPGAEIDLHDVAALLDTDIDAARDIMTRLVSQHLVAHTDSYRLHDLLRIFAAEQPEPEADAAVQRLLECALAAAHDARAALTPGLGDIVPGVTCPHPHPIGYDEALAWAGERLPTLAALAKAAADRGHDRLCAQLAATLAVLCFGTGHWAMWLRVIDIGLAAARRTDDQLNIARLCNDAGVAYHYFLDDQEQAVACHEVAAEILVRLDRTDPAVAANLAVAHTRLARHKGSVELLERDLADAREQGALFLEAIAAFNLCELLSERGESARAVEYGQRGAALLRQTGARHRHMLGYASEHAGTSLLRAGLPADAVGYLEEALAIWRELANERGMASATRSLAEALTAAASPR from the coding sequence ATGACTGGTCTGGCGGTCCGGCTGTTCGGCCAGGTCGGCGCGGTGCTGGACGGTGTCGAGCTGAACCTGGGCGCGCCGGGGCCGAGGTCGCTGTTCGCCCGGCTGGCGCTGAGCGCCGGCGAGACGGTGTCGGCGGACGACCTGGTGGACGCGTTGTGGGGCGACGAGCCGCCGCGGACGGCACGGTCCACTGTGTACACGTACGTCTCGATGCTGCGGAAAGCCCTGGGCGACAACGTGATCGGCAGCCGGGTCGGCTACCGGCTGGCCGTGCTGCCGACGGCGGTCGACCTGAGGAGATTCGAGAACTGCTTCCGTGACGCCCGCGGGCACTGGGCGGCCGGCGACTTCGTCGGCGCGCTGACGGCCAGCGAAGGCGCGGTCCAGGAATGGCATGGCCTGCCGTTGGCCGGTGCGGTCGGGCCGTTCGTGGCGCACGAGCGTGACCGGATCGAGGCGCTCTGGGTGGACGTCCAGGAGCTGCGCTGTTCCGCGCTGCTGGCGGTCGGCCGCCCGGACGAGGCGATCATCGACCTGTCCCGGCTGGCCACGGCGAACCCGTTGCGCGAACGGCTGCACGAGCTGCTGATGACCGCGCAGCACCGCACCGGCCGCGCGGCCGAGGCGCGTCAGACCTATGACCGTGCGCGCCAAGCCCTGGACGACGAACTCGGCATCGAGCCGGGCCGGGGCCTGCGCGAAGCCTTCGCCCTGCTGACGCCGACCGTGGTGCCGGCCCAGCTGCCGCACGGCGTCGCGCACTTCACCGGCCGCGCGCGGCTGCTACGCGAACTACAGGCCACGAAACCGGGCGCCACAGCGGTGATCGACGGCCAAGCCGGCGTCGGCAAGACCACGCTGGCCGTGCAGTTCGCGCACCTGATGGCCCCGCGCTTCCCGGACGGCCAGCTGTTCATCGACCTGCGCGGTTTCGACCCGATCGCGCAGCCGGTCACCGCCGAAGAGGCGCTGGACCGGATGCTGCGCGCGCTCGGGGCCGATGAGCAGCAGGCCGACCGTGGCGCGCACTACCGCTCGCTGCTGGCCGACCGCAAAGTCCTTGTGGTACTGGACAATGCCGTCAGTGCCGAGCAGGTCCGGCCGCTGCTGCCCGACGCCCCGGGCTGTCTCGCGGTGGTCACCAGCCGCAACCGGCTGAGCCTGGACGGACCGCGGTTCGGCCTGGACACGTTGTCCCCGGCGGAATCCGTGGCCCTGCTGGCCAGCGTGCTCGGGGCCGACCGGGTGCGCGAGGACCCCGACTCGGCCGGCGAATTGGCCGTGCAATGCGGTCATCTGCCGCTGGCCCTGCGGGTGGCGGCCGAGCGCATCGGCTCCAGCTCGTACGCCCTGGTGGACATGGTGGAAGAGCTGCGGCGCGAGGAAGACCGCCTCGACGCCCTCACGCCGGACGACGACGAGCTGTCCGATGTGCGAGCGGTCTTCCACCTGTCGTACAAGTCCCTCGAACCGACATTGGCCCGCGCTTTTCGGCTGCTGGGCCGGCATCCCGGCGCGGAGATCGACCTACACGATGTCGCCGCCCTGCTCGACACCGATATCGACGCGGCCCGCGACATCATGACCCGCCTCGTGAGCCAGCACCTGGTGGCGCACACCGACTCCTACCGCCTGCACGACCTGCTACGGATCTTCGCCGCCGAGCAGCCCGAGCCCGAGGCCGACGCCGCCGTGCAACGGCTGCTGGAGTGCGCCCTGGCCGCGGCCCACGACGCCCGGGCGGCCCTCACGCCGGGCCTCGGCGACATCGTGCCCGGCGTGACCTGCCCGCACCCGCACCCGATCGGCTACGACGAGGCCCTGGCCTGGGCCGGCGAGCGCCTGCCGACCCTGGCGGCGCTGGCCAAGGCGGCCGCCGACCGTGGACACGACCGGCTGTGCGCGCAGCTCGCGGCCACGCTGGCGGTGCTGTGCTTCGGCACCGGCCACTGGGCGATGTGGCTCCGGGTGATCGACATCGGCCTGGCCGCCGCCCGCCGCACCGACGACCAACTCAACATCGCCCGGCTGTGCAACGACGCCGGCGTGGCCTACCACTACTTCCTCGACGACCAGGAGCAGGCCGTCGCCTGCCATGAGGTCGCCGCCGAGATCCTGGTGCGGCTGGACCGGACCGACCCGGCGGTGGCGGCCAACCTGGCCGTCGCGCACACCCGGCTCGCCCGGCACAAAGGCTCGGTCGAGCTGCTGGAACGCGACCTGGCCGACGCTCGTGAACAGGGCGCGCTGTTCCTGGAGGCCATCGCCGCGTTCAACCTGTGCGAGCTGCTGTCCGAACGGGGCGAGTCGGCGCGGGCCGTCGAATACGGCCAACGCGGTGCCGCGCTGCTCCGCCAGACCGGGGCCCGGCACCGGCACATGCTCGGCTACGCCTCGGAACACGCCGGCACCAGCCTACTGCGGGCCGGGCTGCCGGCCGACGCCGTCGGCTACCTCGAGGAGGCGCTGGCCATCTGGCGCGAGCTGGCCAACGAGCGGGGCATGGCCAGCGCCACCCGGTCGCTGGCCGAGGCGCTCACCGCGGCAGCTTCACCACGGTGA
- a CDS encoding dolichyl-phosphate-mannose--protein mannosyltransferase, which translates to MGTIDGVVDVGELPPTTRPSTAGPLERLAVWRPADTARGWIVTLTVTAIGALVRFWNLGWPTDRGTPIFDEKYYAPEAWQMLRNGGFEDDIGFDYAFIVHPPVGKYLIAAGEWLFGYNGWGWRFSSAIAGAVCIFLIIRIARRLTRSTMLGALAGVLLICDGVSHVQSRTALLDIFVALFVVIAFACLLADRDQVRNRLAVAVTEGWVEDSRWGPRLGFRWWRFAAGISLGLACGVKWNGLYYIVAFGLLSVIWDATARRAAGVERPWVGAVVRDVLPALWSLVAIPVLVYFATWWGWFGSETGIDRHSFDTALRSFFYYEADVLKFHENLLSSKNHHTWESKPWTWPMGLRPMLYYIEQGPNPFATGCGAVQCIRAEMLVGTPAMWWLAFPMIGWSLWRAIVKFDWRHAAVMVGYMAGLLPWFVNIDRQMFFFYVTPMAPFLVLGLVLACGDILGRARAGAERRGTGLLVVAIYTGLVVANFAWLWPILNGDLITNARWQAELWLPSWR; encoded by the coding sequence ATGGGGACGATCGACGGCGTGGTGGACGTCGGGGAACTGCCGCCGACAACACGACCGTCGACTGCGGGGCCGCTGGAGCGGCTGGCGGTCTGGCGGCCGGCGGACACGGCCCGCGGCTGGATCGTCACCCTGACCGTCACGGCCATCGGCGCACTGGTCCGGTTCTGGAATCTTGGCTGGCCGACCGATCGCGGCACGCCGATCTTCGACGAGAAGTACTACGCCCCGGAAGCGTGGCAGATGCTGCGCAACGGCGGCTTCGAGGACGATATCGGCTTCGACTACGCGTTCATCGTGCATCCGCCGGTGGGTAAATATCTCATCGCGGCCGGCGAATGGCTGTTCGGCTACAACGGCTGGGGCTGGCGTTTCTCCTCGGCGATCGCCGGCGCGGTGTGCATTTTCCTGATCATTCGGATCGCCCGTCGCCTGACCAGGTCGACCATGCTCGGCGCGCTGGCCGGGGTGCTGCTGATCTGCGACGGCGTCAGCCACGTGCAGTCACGGACGGCGTTGCTGGACATTTTCGTGGCGCTGTTCGTGGTCATCGCCTTCGCCTGTCTGCTGGCCGATCGGGATCAGGTCCGAAATCGACTGGCCGTCGCGGTAACCGAGGGCTGGGTGGAGGATTCCCGCTGGGGTCCGCGCTTGGGTTTCCGTTGGTGGCGATTCGCCGCCGGCATTTCGCTCGGCCTGGCCTGCGGCGTGAAATGGAACGGCCTCTATTACATCGTCGCTTTCGGTCTGCTGTCCGTGATCTGGGACGCGACGGCCCGCCGCGCGGCCGGCGTGGAGCGGCCGTGGGTCGGCGCGGTCGTCCGTGACGTGCTGCCGGCGCTGTGGTCGCTCGTGGCGATCCCCGTGCTGGTGTACTTCGCCACTTGGTGGGGATGGTTCGGCAGCGAGACCGGCATCGACCGGCACTCCTTCGACACGGCGCTGCGCTCGTTCTTCTACTACGAGGCCGACGTGCTGAAGTTCCACGAGAACCTGCTCAGCAGCAAGAACCACCACACCTGGGAATCCAAGCCGTGGACGTGGCCGATGGGGCTGCGGCCGATGCTGTACTACATCGAGCAGGGCCCCAACCCGTTCGCCACCGGCTGCGGCGCGGTGCAGTGCATCCGGGCCGAGATGCTGGTCGGCACGCCGGCCATGTGGTGGCTGGCCTTCCCGATGATCGGCTGGTCGCTGTGGCGGGCCATCGTCAAGTTCGACTGGCGCCACGCCGCCGTGATGGTCGGCTACATGGCGGGGCTGCTGCCGTGGTTCGTCAACATCGACCGGCAGATGTTCTTCTTCTACGTGACGCCGATGGCGCCGTTCCTGGTGCTGGGCCTGGTGTTGGCCTGCGGCGACATCCTCGGCCGCGCTCGCGCCGGCGCGGAACGCCGCGGCACCGGCCTGCTCGTCGTCGCCATCTACACCGGCCTGGTCGTGGCCAACTTCGCCTGGCTGTGGCCGATCCTCAACGGCGACCTGATCACCAACGCCCGCTGGCAGGCCGAACTCTGGCTCCCCAGCTGGCGCTGA
- a CDS encoding IclR family transcriptional regulator → MDDQRLPRSIGKALMVFAALREGGTPMRLTELSVRTGIAKSTTHRMLCALTSAGLVARAGTHYQPARLDSPTGHRDGLRRLAPFLGDLLVRTGMTASLAVLDGVEVEFVHRVYGHRHIWGPDDADRAPAHGSAAGRLLLAYDESAARTVIRLAELGTPEAAELGGDLMRIRQRGYAELTGSYGNTMLAVPLRLPKPPAVALVVEGSGDRDRALHWLRRVADAALREVCWAA, encoded by the coding sequence GTGGACGATCAGCGGTTGCCACGATCGATCGGGAAAGCCCTGATGGTGTTCGCGGCGCTGCGTGAGGGCGGCACCCCGATGCGGCTGACCGAGCTGAGCGTGCGCACCGGGATCGCCAAGTCGACCACGCACCGCATGTTGTGCGCCCTGACCTCGGCCGGGCTGGTCGCCCGCGCCGGCACGCACTACCAGCCGGCCCGGCTCGACTCGCCGACCGGTCACCGCGACGGGCTGCGCCGGCTGGCCCCCTTCCTCGGCGACCTGTTGGTACGTACGGGAATGACGGCCAGCCTGGCGGTGCTCGACGGCGTCGAGGTCGAGTTCGTGCACCGGGTCTACGGCCACCGCCACATCTGGGGTCCCGACGACGCCGACCGGGCGCCCGCGCATGGGTCGGCCGCCGGCCGCCTGCTGCTGGCGTACGACGAATCCGCCGCCCGCACCGTGATCCGACTGGCCGAGCTCGGCACTCCCGAGGCGGCCGAGCTCGGCGGCGACCTGATGCGCATCCGCCAGCGCGGGTACGCCGAGCTCACCGGTTCGTACGGCAACACCATGCTGGCCGTGCCGCTGCGACTCCCCAAGCCGCCGGCCGTCGCCCTCGTCGTCGAAGGCAGCGGCGACCGGGACCGTGCCCTGCACTGGTTGCGCCGCGTCGCCGACGCCGCCCTGCGCGAGGTGTGCTGGGCGGCCTAG